One Stenotrophomonas maltophilia DNA window includes the following coding sequences:
- a CDS encoding response regulator: MTDDPIRVLMVEDQTDLREMIGLALRDFGIEVATTADGHEAAELLKGEARFDVVFSDISMPNGMSGIELSEHVAREQPQARMILSSGYARSQLPPLPEQVEFLPKPYRLRQLVELLKQD; this comes from the coding sequence ATGACCGATGACCCGATCCGCGTATTGATGGTGGAAGACCAGACCGATCTTCGCGAAATGATCGGCCTGGCCCTGCGCGATTTCGGCATCGAGGTGGCCACCACCGCCGATGGCCACGAGGCGGCGGAACTGCTCAAGGGTGAGGCGCGCTTCGATGTGGTGTTCAGCGATATCAGCATGCCCAACGGCATGTCCGGCATCGAACTGAGCGAACACGTGGCACGCGAGCAGCCGCAGGCACGGATGATCCTGTCGTCCGGCTACGCCCGCTCGCAGCTGCCGCCGCTGCCGGAGCAAGTGGAGTTCCTGCCCAAGCCCTATCGCCTGCGCCAGCTGGTCGAGCTGTTGAAGCAGGACTGA
- a CDS encoding AraC family transcriptional regulator encodes MDRVPQLLDQDESMRLEVSTLAEGQGVPLSFGHAYLAVLVCVSGRARFALNFREVAVQRHDVLVLAEDTLALLRQRSRGFLAMVCLMPKALASEVAYVLPNALFQFLHEQPHCRPSPLDVPLLQGWLQLMMDAQHNGGRHRHVMLRNLLQSFFLKMATLLPKKKGVPTQVSRRERLAWNFWELVGQRSTRQRDVQSYADALCITPFYLSQLTRECFDETPKALIDRQVVLEIKALLTYSELPIGRIAERLCFEDASYLCRYFRRHTGQSLTGYRRAEQGGTNVIRTAAPALRPADPQ; translated from the coding sequence ATGGACCGCGTACCCCAGCTTCTGGACCAGGACGAATCCATGCGCCTGGAGGTCAGCACGCTGGCCGAAGGGCAGGGCGTCCCGTTGTCGTTTGGTCACGCCTATCTGGCGGTACTGGTATGCGTCTCGGGGCGCGCCCGCTTTGCGCTGAACTTCCGCGAAGTGGCGGTGCAGCGGCACGATGTGCTGGTGCTGGCAGAGGACACGCTGGCGCTGCTGCGGCAGCGCTCACGCGGCTTCCTGGCGATGGTCTGCCTGATGCCCAAGGCGCTGGCATCGGAGGTGGCCTATGTGCTGCCCAATGCGCTGTTCCAGTTCCTGCACGAACAGCCGCACTGCCGGCCGTCACCGCTGGATGTGCCGTTGCTGCAGGGATGGCTGCAGCTGATGATGGACGCGCAGCACAACGGTGGACGGCATCGCCACGTGATGTTGCGCAATCTGCTGCAGAGCTTCTTCCTGAAGATGGCCACGTTGCTGCCGAAGAAGAAGGGGGTGCCCACGCAGGTCAGCCGACGCGAGCGCCTGGCCTGGAACTTCTGGGAGCTGGTTGGGCAGCGCAGTACCCGCCAGCGCGACGTGCAGTCCTATGCCGACGCGCTGTGCATTACCCCGTTCTATCTCTCGCAGCTGACCCGCGAGTGCTTTGACGAAACACCGAAGGCATTGATCGACCGCCAGGTGGTTCTGGAGATCAAGGCACTGCTGACCTACAGCGAATTGCCGATCGGTCGCATCGCCGAGCGCCTGTGTTTCGAGGATGCGTCCTACCTGTGCCGCTACTTCCGGCGGCATACCGGTCAATCGCTGACGGGCTACCGCCGGGCGGAGCAGGGCGGCACTAATGTGATACGAACAGCGGCGCCGGCACTTCGGCCAGCAGATCCTCAGTGA
- a CDS encoding TetR/AcrR family transcriptional regulator, producing MRPAAAHTRRDLHHALAATLVSHPRCTLSELARGAGISRATLYRFAPTREAIDEALFAAGFERLEAAAVWFDEGGDARHVLEQVTATLLADWELVTLLFARMMEEQQRQGDLHLLPERWAPIGERFEAFFLRGQKAGVFNVEFSAVWLADFYWTCFYGITWSLARGRLAPAMAASTLLASFQHGAMKS from the coding sequence ATGCGACCTGCTGCAGCACACACCCGCCGCGACCTGCACCACGCCCTGGCAGCCACCCTGGTCAGCCATCCGCGCTGCACGCTCAGCGAACTGGCGCGGGGGGCAGGCATCAGCCGGGCCACGCTGTATCGGTTTGCACCGACACGTGAAGCGATAGACGAAGCACTGTTCGCCGCAGGCTTCGAGCGTCTGGAAGCGGCGGCGGTCTGGTTCGACGAAGGCGGTGATGCACGCCATGTGCTTGAGCAGGTCACCGCCACACTGTTGGCGGACTGGGAACTGGTGACGCTGCTGTTCGCGCGGATGATGGAAGAGCAGCAGCGCCAGGGTGACCTGCATCTGCTGCCGGAGCGCTGGGCGCCGATCGGCGAGCGTTTCGAGGCGTTTTTCCTGCGTGGCCAGAAGGCCGGCGTGTTCAACGTCGAGTTCAGTGCGGTGTGGCTGGCCGATTTCTACTGGACCTGTTTCTACGGCATTACCTGGTCACTCGCACGCGGTCGGCTGGCCCCGGCCATGGCCGCCTCCACGTTGCTGGCGTCGTTCCAGCATGGTGCGATGAAATCCTGA
- a CDS encoding GNAT family N-acetyltransferase — translation MQLHTERLILRPWRDTDAADLYEYARDPRVGPIAGWPVHTSVEESTDVIRTVFNRPEVYALQSREDGHAIGCVGILIGADSNFDISDREGEIAYWIGVPYWGRGLVPEAVREVMRHAFMDLELDALWCGYFANNLQSLVAQSKCGFQHHHTEVNKFNSFLGDYRTEHISRIAREQWFALQAVTPA, via the coding sequence ATGCAGCTGCACACCGAACGCTTGATCCTGCGCCCCTGGCGCGACACCGATGCCGCCGATCTGTACGAGTACGCCCGCGACCCGCGGGTGGGCCCCATCGCCGGCTGGCCGGTACACACCAGCGTCGAGGAAAGTACCGACGTCATCCGTACCGTCTTCAACCGGCCAGAGGTCTACGCCCTGCAGAGCCGCGAGGATGGCCACGCGATCGGCTGCGTCGGCATCCTGATCGGCGCCGACAGCAACTTCGATATCAGCGATCGAGAGGGTGAGATCGCCTACTGGATCGGCGTACCGTACTGGGGTCGCGGACTGGTGCCCGAAGCGGTGCGCGAAGTGATGCGGCACGCCTTCATGGACCTGGAGCTGGACGCACTGTGGTGCGGCTACTTCGCCAACAACCTGCAATCGCTGGTCGCGCAGAGCAAATGCGGTTTCCAGCATCACCACACCGAAGTGAACAAGTTCAACAGCTTCCTTGGCGACTACCGCACAGAGCACATCAGCCGCATTGCCCGCGAGCAATGGTTTGCCCTGCAGGCCGTCACACCGGCCTGA
- a CDS encoding GNAT family N-acetyltransferase produces the protein MKPSLCAVQPSHYATIVDWPDSAEATQRWAGPGVPFPLPQERFAQVLELAARPGWALLDGQGQCLGFGQYWMTGAGTAHLGRIIVSPLARGRGLGRLLMQALSAQAMRGAGVQRLTLRVYRDNTAAVALYRDLGFQQVEASSTPELLFMQRTSG, from the coding sequence ATGAAACCAAGCCTTTGCGCCGTCCAGCCTTCCCACTACGCCACCATTGTCGATTGGCCTGATTCCGCCGAGGCCACCCAGCGCTGGGCGGGCCCCGGCGTGCCGTTCCCCTTGCCGCAGGAACGGTTCGCGCAGGTGCTTGAGCTCGCGGCGCGCCCGGGCTGGGCGCTGCTGGACGGGCAGGGCCAGTGCCTGGGCTTTGGCCAGTACTGGATGACCGGCGCCGGCACCGCGCACCTGGGCCGCATCATTGTTTCCCCACTGGCACGCGGGCGCGGACTTGGCCGGCTGCTCATGCAGGCCTTGAGTGCACAGGCCATGCGCGGAGCCGGTGTGCAGCGCCTCACGTTGCGCGTCTATCGTGACAACACGGCCGCCGTGGCCCTGTACCGCGATCTCGGTTTCCAGCAGGTCGAAGCGTCCTCGACGCCGGAACTTCTGTTCATGCAGCGCACGTCGGGCTGA
- a CDS encoding universal stress protein, which translates to MLHPLRDIAVLFDASDTGQRVLNIASHLAQAQQAHLVAVSTAQHPTDIANGFARGAGIAAALDHEARADAACTAQLMQNLRAVSEPLQISTELRIVSDYLGGADLALQSLYCDLIIAGYPHTPGAPSGWRPLGTLRQTGVPMLLVPPHWQGDQVGHRIVVAWNASKQARRAVADALPLLARAQAVHLLMVDTPKAEATPGAEMAQHLARHGVEVEIQTISSSQGGVAATIRQHVLDADADLLVLGPYSRSRMVERVLGGVTEDLLAEVPAPLFVSH; encoded by the coding sequence ATGCTGCATCCACTGCGCGATATCGCTGTGCTGTTCGATGCCAGCGACACCGGACAACGCGTACTGAACATCGCCTCTCACCTGGCACAGGCACAGCAGGCGCATCTGGTCGCAGTGTCCACCGCCCAGCATCCCACCGACATCGCCAACGGCTTCGCGCGGGGTGCCGGCATCGCCGCCGCACTCGACCATGAGGCGCGCGCGGATGCCGCCTGCACCGCGCAGCTGATGCAGAACCTGCGCGCTGTGTCCGAGCCGCTGCAGATCAGCACCGAACTGCGCATCGTCTCGGACTATCTGGGTGGCGCCGACCTGGCCCTGCAGTCGCTGTACTGCGACCTGATCATCGCCGGCTATCCGCATACACCCGGGGCCCCCAGCGGCTGGCGGCCCCTGGGCACGCTGCGCCAGACCGGCGTGCCGATGCTGCTGGTACCGCCGCACTGGCAAGGCGATCAGGTCGGCCATCGCATCGTGGTGGCCTGGAACGCCAGCAAGCAGGCACGTCGCGCGGTGGCCGATGCGTTGCCGTTGCTCGCGCGTGCACAGGCAGTGCACCTGCTGATGGTCGACACGCCCAAGGCCGAGGCCACACCCGGCGCAGAGATGGCCCAGCATCTGGCACGGCATGGCGTTGAGGTGGAGATCCAGACGATCAGTTCGAGCCAGGGCGGCGTTGCCGCGACCATCCGCCAGCATGTGCTCGATGCCGACGCCGACCTGCTGGTGCTGGGCCCTTACAGCCGCAGCCGGATGGTCGAGCGCGTGCTCGGCGGGGTCACTGAGGATCTGCTGGCCGAAGTGCCGGCGCCGCTGTTCGTATCACATTAG
- a CDS encoding CshA/CshB family fibrillar adhesin-related protein, whose translation MLLSLMGAPSLAWAAAYATGGSSPYRNTVLWLTWGGGANGVNNVVLNDGATSSIDLPIASGINLRVDCRLNTAETNVLRSYRPGNFGGDSLDDLYNIGGTGSSNQLIAGIARAGGTSSFSITCTSTVGGAPYRLRGVVMADAESINNSGEFVEASAQGTWNVVEVRKNLANSTPYLVNKSTSGANQVIRFGPGNDDNTAAVTFLSFDNAAHAPGNLGVNMGFSMRGSGTTAIAIGLLVPYADFGDAPQSYGDAMHVVDDLQFRSDGIPQGSSNFNINTAAYTPGGLAPPLTDFLGSLGPDTEQQSSYSLDALGDDNSPVAGSREEDAWPTSYRLTVMQAGTQINQAVACAGNGSVAGWIDFNRNGSFDTNERSTVAACNGGQANLSWSVPNTVSAGTSYVRLRYATNAAQIQNPTGVADDGEVEDHRITITAPSLKVVKSNNATGGIWNYGQAGTQYTLTVSNTSDVPTGNPPNVPAGVITVRDQLPAGIVANWAGVHVSGNWSCTASGQDVTCTSNQVLAAAGSAGSTSAFTLPVTVTAAATGVLTNHASVGGGHDPFNNGTPPTPGSSCTDADHCTRSDVTVPVTRVSYAKRSNTAGPVAVGATVSYTVDVTVADGNTRDVLTLTDTLGTGLDFGSVSNAGSFTCNAANPLVCTLPAGTVPGTYSLSYTATVNAQASGQVVNTVVGTGTDTPTCSSNCTTTTPVAAPKISVSKASSTTGPVAVGDSVAYTVTVLVADARTTAVTTLTDTLGTGLDFGSVTNAGGFTCAPGNPLVCTLPAGTVPGSYAFSYTGIVNTQASGQVRNAVVPSGTDNPSCVGSCDTTTPMASPQVVYAKQASTGGPVRVGDRIDYTLSVTVTRARTTGVLTLTDTLGNGLDFVGVSSAGAFTCNAANPLVCTLPAGTVPGTYSLTYGATVNAQASSSVRNAVLGSGTDNPSCSVNCDTTTPVATPGVSYAKSVNSTGPVSVGDRLTYTLTTVVTNSRTTAVVTLTDTLGTGLDFDAVASAGAYSCNAANPLVCTLPAGTVPGSYSLSYTAVVNAQASGQVTNAVLGSGGDNPSCTANCDTTTPVAGSEIDYRKTSAAAGAVKVGDSIAYTLTAVVSRSRTTSVFTLTDTMGPGLDFGAVTASQGFSCNASNPLVCTLPAGTAPGTYTVDYTAKVNAQAKGSVSNAVLGSGTGTNTCTSNCGTTTPVLSAVVTYRKQSSTVAPVDIGDAVDYSVEVTVANSQTLDVVNLTDTLGRGLDLQSVTQPGPFTCNSSNPLVCTLPAGTAPGTYTLGYRARVNAQASGSVRNAVLGSGGDTPTCSGDCTTEHALADPRVVLEKQSVPASGTDVRPGDRLRYTLVATVERAALRQPLQLVDTPDAGLSIESLPAGCAQQGADIVCTVPSGTPVGRHEYVYQAIVNQEARTQVLNRLRGQYPDGSPPPECTTCETHHKVISDFSLRITKTASPRRVKVGDLVRYQLVVENVGGSHWRDGVVVDTPPPGFSYVDGSMRVADDDGAFALASSQSPLRIGAVDIAVGRSATITYLLRVGAGVRSGTHVNQAVATADDGSPLSNVATAEVAMDADPLLEDSLVFGTVFDDRDGDGWQDSAELSGVRVQGGFAAAAYVPGSTTLDRGEGPQPLADASAPLLHGVQIGVVHGRASTSDTVEAHQVVLRQRLRELSFSDDFVLESAQGHRLRMDARGTTSVQLSGDAGKGLTAAAPTVRREVARVADGYEVAYVIGNEGIQEQGIPGVRLATVEGLLVETDPFGRYHLADVHGGDARLGRNFIIKLDPATIPAGAELTTENPLLRRVTQGVPTRFSFGVRLPPSPRAAAERMELALGEVLFAPGSSELRASYHPVLAKMAEVVDRYQGGDVVIAANGESQALAFARAAVVRDALQAEVAESARAGLTVQLRTDVLDPHSLLAGVDAAGALLGNVLFDTDKAVVREEFKPLLAAIAARLEKMGGGQVSLVGHTDVRGSHAYNQALGLRRASAVFEALRSQLSPAVQQRLRVRNEESAATRAAARQQEARR comes from the coding sequence ATGTTGTTGTCCCTGATGGGCGCGCCCTCGCTGGCGTGGGCGGCCGCGTACGCGACCGGCGGCAGCAGCCCGTATCGCAACACGGTGTTGTGGTTGACCTGGGGCGGCGGTGCCAACGGAGTGAACAACGTCGTACTCAACGATGGTGCGACGTCATCGATCGACCTGCCCATCGCATCGGGCATCAACCTGCGCGTCGACTGTCGGTTGAACACGGCCGAGACCAACGTGCTGCGCAGCTATCGTCCCGGCAACTTTGGCGGTGACAGCCTCGACGATCTGTACAACATCGGCGGTACCGGCAGCAGCAACCAGCTGATTGCCGGCATTGCGCGTGCCGGTGGTACATCCAGCTTCAGCATCACCTGCACCTCGACCGTGGGGGGGGCGCCTTATCGCCTGCGTGGCGTGGTGATGGCCGACGCCGAGTCGATCAACAACAGTGGCGAGTTCGTTGAGGCCAGTGCGCAGGGCACCTGGAACGTGGTCGAGGTCCGCAAGAACCTGGCCAACAGCACGCCGTATCTGGTCAACAAGTCGACCAGCGGCGCCAACCAGGTGATCCGCTTCGGCCCCGGCAACGACGACAACACGGCGGCAGTCACCTTCCTCAGCTTCGACAACGCCGCGCACGCGCCGGGCAATCTGGGCGTGAACATGGGCTTCTCGATGCGCGGCAGCGGGACTACTGCCATTGCCATCGGCCTGCTGGTGCCCTACGCGGACTTCGGTGATGCGCCGCAGAGCTACGGCGATGCGATGCACGTGGTGGATGACCTGCAGTTCCGCTCCGATGGCATTCCGCAGGGCAGCAGCAACTTCAACATCAACACCGCTGCCTACACACCGGGTGGCCTGGCGCCGCCATTGACCGATTTCCTCGGCAGCCTCGGCCCGGATACCGAACAGCAGAGCAGCTACAGCCTGGACGCGCTGGGTGACGATAATTCGCCGGTGGCCGGTAGTCGCGAGGAAGATGCGTGGCCGACCAGCTACCGCTTGACCGTGATGCAGGCCGGCACGCAGATCAACCAAGCTGTGGCCTGCGCGGGCAATGGCAGCGTGGCCGGCTGGATCGACTTCAACCGCAATGGCAGCTTCGATACCAATGAGCGCAGCACCGTCGCGGCGTGCAACGGCGGACAGGCCAACCTCAGCTGGAGCGTCCCGAACACGGTGAGTGCCGGTACCAGCTATGTGCGCCTGCGCTATGCCACCAATGCAGCACAGATCCAGAATCCGACCGGCGTGGCCGACGACGGCGAGGTGGAAGATCATCGGATCACCATCACCGCGCCATCGCTGAAGGTGGTGAAGAGCAACAATGCCACCGGCGGCATCTGGAACTACGGCCAGGCCGGAACCCAGTACACGCTGACGGTGAGCAATACCAGCGACGTGCCGACCGGCAATCCGCCGAACGTGCCTGCGGGGGTGATCACCGTGCGCGACCAGCTGCCTGCCGGCATCGTCGCGAACTGGGCGGGCGTGCATGTGAGCGGCAACTGGAGTTGCACGGCCAGCGGCCAGGATGTCACCTGCACCAGCAACCAGGTTCTCGCGGCAGCCGGTAGCGCAGGATCCACGTCGGCGTTCACCCTGCCGGTGACGGTCACTGCGGCGGCGACCGGTGTACTGACCAACCACGCCAGCGTGGGCGGTGGCCACGATCCGTTCAACAACGGTACGCCGCCAACGCCGGGCAGCAGCTGCACCGACGCCGACCACTGCACGCGCAGTGACGTGACCGTGCCGGTGACGCGCGTCAGCTATGCCAAGCGTTCCAACACGGCTGGTCCGGTCGCGGTGGGTGCGACGGTGAGCTACACCGTCGACGTCACCGTGGCCGATGGCAATACCCGCGATGTGTTGACCCTGACCGACACGCTGGGCACCGGCCTGGATTTCGGCAGTGTCAGCAATGCCGGCTCGTTCACCTGCAATGCGGCAAATCCACTGGTGTGCACGCTGCCGGCCGGCACGGTGCCGGGCACCTACAGCCTGAGCTACACCGCCACCGTCAACGCGCAGGCCAGCGGCCAAGTGGTCAACACCGTGGTCGGCACCGGCACCGATACGCCGACCTGCAGCAGCAACTGCACCACAACCACCCCGGTGGCGGCACCGAAGATCTCGGTCTCCAAGGCCAGCAGTACGACCGGTCCGGTGGCGGTGGGCGACAGCGTCGCCTACACCGTCACCGTGTTGGTGGCTGATGCCCGTACAACGGCGGTGACCACGTTGACCGATACGCTGGGCACCGGCCTGGATTTCGGCAGCGTGACCAACGCAGGTGGGTTCACCTGCGCGCCGGGCAACCCGCTGGTGTGCACGCTGCCGGCCGGCACCGTGCCGGGCAGCTATGCGTTCTCCTATACCGGCATTGTCAACACGCAGGCCAGCGGCCAGGTGCGCAATGCGGTAGTACCCAGTGGCACCGACAACCCGTCCTGCGTGGGCAGCTGCGATACCACCACGCCGATGGCCAGCCCGCAGGTGGTGTACGCCAAGCAGGCGTCCACCGGTGGCCCGGTGCGGGTCGGTGACCGCATCGACTACACGCTGAGCGTGACCGTGACCCGTGCACGCACGACGGGTGTGCTCACCCTCACCGATACCCTCGGCAACGGCCTCGACTTCGTGGGTGTGAGCAGTGCGGGAGCTTTCACCTGCAATGCCGCCAATCCGCTGGTCTGCACGCTGCCGGCGGGCACCGTGCCTGGTACCTACAGCCTTACGTACGGCGCGACCGTCAACGCGCAGGCCAGCAGCAGCGTGCGCAATGCCGTGCTCGGCAGTGGCACCGACAACCCGTCGTGCAGCGTGAACTGCGACACCACCACGCCGGTGGCAACGCCGGGCGTGAGCTACGCCAAGTCGGTGAACAGCACCGGTCCGGTGTCGGTGGGCGATCGCCTGACCTACACACTGACCACGGTGGTGACCAACTCACGTACCACCGCTGTGGTGACCCTGACCGACACCCTGGGCACCGGTCTGGACTTTGATGCGGTGGCCAGCGCAGGCGCCTACAGCTGCAATGCCGCCAATCCGCTGGTCTGCACGCTGCCGGCTGGTACCGTACCGGGGAGCTACAGTCTGTCCTACACCGCCGTAGTGAATGCGCAGGCCAGCGGCCAGGTCACCAACGCGGTGCTGGGCAGTGGTGGCGACAATCCGTCGTGCACGGCCAACTGCGATACCACTACGCCGGTGGCAGGCAGCGAGATCGATTACCGCAAGACCTCGGCCGCCGCAGGTGCGGTAAAGGTCGGCGACAGCATCGCCTACACGCTCACCGCCGTGGTCAGCCGTTCGCGTACCACGTCCGTGTTCACCCTGACCGACACCATGGGCCCGGGTCTCGATTTCGGTGCGGTCACCGCCAGCCAGGGCTTCAGCTGCAACGCCAGCAATCCGCTGGTGTGCACGCTGCCGGCCGGTACCGCGCCGGGCACCTATACGGTGGATTACACCGCAAAGGTGAACGCGCAGGCCAAGGGCAGCGTCAGCAACGCGGTGCTGGGCAGTGGCACCGGCACCAATACCTGTACCAGCAACTGCGGCACCACCACGCCAGTGCTGTCGGCGGTGGTGACCTACCGCAAGCAATCGAGCACGGTGGCGCCAGTCGATATCGGTGATGCGGTGGACTACAGCGTCGAGGTGACGGTCGCCAATTCGCAGACGCTGGATGTGGTGAACCTGACCGATACTCTGGGCCGCGGCCTGGACCTGCAGTCGGTCACCCAGCCCGGTCCGTTCACCTGCAACAGTAGCAACCCACTGGTGTGCACGCTGCCCGCCGGGACCGCACCGGGCACCTATACGCTGGGCTATCGCGCGCGGGTCAATGCACAGGCCTCTGGTAGCGTGCGCAATGCGGTGCTCGGCAGTGGCGGTGATACGCCCACCTGCAGCGGCGACTGCACAACCGAACATGCGTTGGCCGATCCGCGCGTGGTGCTGGAGAAGCAGTCCGTTCCGGCCAGCGGCACCGACGTGCGTCCTGGCGACCGCCTGCGCTACACCCTGGTTGCCACCGTTGAGCGCGCTGCCTTGCGCCAGCCGCTGCAGCTGGTCGATACGCCCGACGCTGGGCTGAGCATCGAGAGCCTGCCGGCCGGATGTGCACAGCAGGGAGCGGATATCGTCTGCACGGTGCCGAGCGGTACACCGGTTGGTCGCCACGAGTACGTCTACCAGGCGATCGTCAACCAGGAGGCGCGTACCCAGGTGCTGAACCGCCTGCGCGGTCAGTATCCCGACGGTTCGCCGCCACCGGAGTGCACGACCTGCGAAACGCACCACAAGGTGATCTCTGATTTCTCGCTGCGCATCACCAAGACCGCCAGCCCGCGGCGGGTGAAGGTGGGCGACCTGGTGCGCTACCAGCTGGTGGTCGAGAACGTGGGAGGCAGCCACTGGCGCGATGGCGTGGTGGTCGATACGCCGCCGCCGGGCTTCAGCTACGTGGATGGCTCGATGCGCGTGGCCGACGATGACGGTGCGTTCGCGCTGGCCAGCAGCCAGTCGCCGCTGCGCATCGGCGCGGTGGACATCGCGGTGGGTCGCAGTGCCACCATCACCTATCTGCTGCGGGTGGGCGCCGGTGTGCGCAGCGGCACCCACGTGAATCAGGCGGTAGCGACTGCCGATGACGGCAGTCCATTGTCGAACGTGGCAACCGCCGAGGTGGCGATGGATGCCGACCCGCTGCTGGAAGACAGCCTGGTGTTCGGCACCGTGTTCGACGATCGCGACGGCGACGGTTGGCAGGACAGCGCCGAGCTGAGCGGCGTGCGAGTGCAGGGCGGGTTCGCTGCTGCGGCCTATGTGCCGGGTTCGACCACGCTGGACCGTGGTGAAGGCCCGCAACCGCTGGCCGATGCCAGTGCGCCGCTGCTGCATGGCGTGCAGATCGGCGTGGTGCACGGACGCGCGTCGACCTCCGACACCGTCGAAGCGCATCAGGTGGTGCTGCGCCAACGCCTGCGCGAACTTTCGTTCAGCGATGACTTCGTGCTGGAAAGCGCGCAGGGGCATCGCTTGCGGATGGATGCGCGGGGAACGACGAGCGTGCAGCTCAGTGGCGATGCCGGCAAGGGCCTGACCGCCGCCGCGCCGACCGTACGCCGTGAGGTCGCACGCGTGGCCGACGGCTACGAAGTGGCTTACGTGATCGGCAACGAAGGCATCCAGGAGCAGGGCATCCCCGGTGTGCGCCTGGCCACGGTGGAAGGCCTGCTGGTGGAGACCGATCCGTTCGGGCGCTACCACCTGGCCGATGTCCACGGCGGTGATGCACGCCTGGGGCGCAACTTCATCATCAAGCTGGACCCGGCCACGATACCGGCCGGCGCCGAGCTGACCACCGAGAATCCGCTGCTGCGACGGGTCACCCAGGGCGTGCCGACCCGCTTCAGCTTCGGTGTGCGCCTGCCACCGTCGCCACGGGCAGCGGCCGAACGCATGGAGCTTGCCCTTGGCGAGGTTCTGTTCGCTCCGGGTAGCAGCGAACTGCGTGCCAGCTATCACCCCGTGCTGGCGAAGATGGCCGAGGTGGTGGACCGCTACCAGGGCGGGGACGTGGTGATCGCGGCCAATGGCGAAAGCCAGGCGCTGGCCTTTGCCCGTGCGGCGGTGGTGCGCGATGCGCTGCAGGCCGAAGTGGCAGAGAGTGCGCGCGCAGGCCTGACCGTGCAGCTGCGCACCGACGTGCTGGATCCGCACTCGCTGCTGGCCGGTGTCGATGCCGCTGGCGCGCTACTCGGCAACGTATTGTTCGACACCGACAAGGCGGTCGTTCGCGAGGAGTTCAAGCCGCTACTGGCGGCCATCGCCGCGCGCCTGGAGAAGATGGGGGGTGGCCAGGTCAGCCTGGTCGGGCACACCGATGTGCGCGGCAGCCATGCCTACAACCAGGCGCTGGGCCTGCGCCGGGCCAGTGCCGTGTTCGAGGCGCTGCGCAGCCAGCTCAGCCCCGCCGTGCAGCAGCGCCTGCGCGTCCGCAACGAGGAGAGCGCCGCCACCCGCGCGGCCGCCCGCCAACAGGAGGCACGCCGATGA